A window from Leptothermofonsia sichuanensis E412 encodes these proteins:
- the sufU gene encoding Fe-S cluster assembly sulfur transfer protein SufU, with translation MALENLRDLYQQVILERYKKPRHRGKTNPVHRYQKGHNPSCGDTIELTVKFNEAGDRIEEVKFEGEGCAIAMASADLMAEALQGKSLQEALEMVQRFQNMMQGKDQFPPEQRKLNVMHGVSQFPVRIKCATLTWHTLKAAIEASDPQPVGFVSNENL, from the coding sequence ATGGCTCTGGAAAATTTGCGCGATCTCTATCAACAAGTCATTCTGGAACGGTATAAAAAGCCCCGGCATCGGGGAAAAACTAACCCGGTTCACCGTTATCAGAAGGGGCACAATCCCTCCTGTGGGGACACCATTGAGTTAACCGTGAAATTCAATGAAGCTGGCGACAGGATTGAAGAAGTGAAATTTGAAGGTGAAGGTTGTGCGATCGCAATGGCATCAGCAGACCTGATGGCAGAAGCTTTGCAGGGGAAAAGCTTGCAGGAAGCCCTGGAGATGGTACAGCGTTTCCAGAATATGATGCAGGGTAAGGATCAATTTCCACCGGAGCAGCGCAAGCTGAATGTCATGCATGGAGTCTCCCAGTTCCCGGTTCGAATCAAGTGCGCCACCCTGACCTGGCACACGCTGAAAGCCGCTATAGAAGCCTCTGATCCTCAGCCCGTTGGTTTCGTGAGCAATGAAAATTTGTGA
- a CDS encoding FAD-dependent oxidoreductase, whose translation MVEFSPFLLLRAARFNLLGLAALAPILLQAPGNGASPPRSPDQTVECEILVVGGGLAGTSTAIEALRAGRTVCMTEITDWVGGQLTSQGTSALDEARRQRQLLFFPRGYKEFRQRIQQKYGRLNPGDCWVSASCFLPRDAQQILVEMLEEAAREGKGQLKWFPFTVIKDLSVSADKTLIEGAIAIQHSPAPGTPPLNTEPLSHIFEDAHRYENSARLSKQILQFIPAREGEQRSDPHPEAKWASRWIVVDASENGDVIALADVPYRSGLDPRTYRNPSSPTETGDPYCLQGYTYTFAMERTQEPQPQPMPPFYPQYEPYYGYDEDPERAEFEYVFTYRRIWNPPTDLMERAGPFTLPASSPGSISMQNWTWGNDYRPGTDRDNLVLSRGQLQQTGQLAPGGWLGGLRTESLKNAEEIALGYYYWLVAGTTDSQLTPSQKKPHPNHRLLTGFDSPMGTIHGLSKYPYIREGRRIIGRPSSGYPDGFSISETDFSMADFREDYYQNLPEQLYKNLWTDLAGLETYKVIIEGIPPEQVKQRTRSRIYIDSVGISQYAIDFHPCMLESPPEKPGNIERPGVRQAHGPSYPAQIPLRAMIPQRINNLLVAGKSIATSYSAAAAYRVHSFEWSVGAAAGTTASFVLEKEILPYQLIDQLPSIEPRLIALQQRLAANGNPTAFPGTSIFNLDWRNWAPW comes from the coding sequence ATGGTTGAATTTTCTCCTTTTCTCCTTCTACGCGCTGCACGGTTCAATCTGCTTGGGCTGGCAGCCCTGGCTCCAATCCTGCTTCAGGCACCGGGAAATGGGGCCTCCCCGCCGCGATCGCCCGATCAAACGGTGGAATGTGAAATTCTGGTGGTGGGGGGTGGACTGGCAGGTACTTCTACGGCGATCGAAGCCCTGCGAGCAGGGCGGACTGTCTGCATGACGGAAATTACAGACTGGGTTGGTGGGCAACTCACTTCCCAGGGAACCTCTGCCCTGGATGAGGCGCGGCGGCAGCGGCAACTCCTGTTCTTTCCCCGTGGATATAAAGAGTTTCGGCAGCGGATTCAACAGAAATACGGCAGACTCAATCCGGGCGACTGCTGGGTCAGCGCATCCTGTTTCCTGCCACGGGATGCCCAGCAGATTTTAGTGGAGATGTTAGAGGAAGCTGCCAGGGAAGGCAAAGGGCAGTTGAAATGGTTTCCGTTTACCGTGATCAAAGATTTGAGTGTGAGTGCAGATAAAACCTTAATTGAAGGGGCGATCGCCATCCAGCATAGCCCGGCACCGGGCACTCCCCCCCTCAACACCGAACCCCTGTCTCACATTTTTGAAGATGCCCACAGATATGAAAACTCAGCACGGCTTTCAAAGCAAATCCTTCAGTTTATTCCAGCCAGGGAAGGAGAGCAACGATCAGACCCCCATCCGGAGGCAAAGTGGGCCTCCCGCTGGATTGTGGTTGATGCCAGTGAAAATGGGGATGTAATCGCCCTGGCAGATGTCCCCTATCGCAGTGGGTTAGACCCACGCACCTACCGCAATCCCTCCTCGCCAACAGAAACTGGTGATCCCTATTGTCTCCAGGGGTATACCTACACCTTTGCCATGGAGCGAACCCAGGAACCGCAGCCGCAACCCATGCCCCCTTTCTACCCGCAGTATGAGCCTTACTACGGCTATGATGAAGACCCTGAACGAGCAGAGTTTGAGTACGTATTCACCTACCGCCGCATCTGGAATCCTCCCACAGACCTGATGGAGCGGGCTGGTCCCTTTACCCTACCGGCTTCCTCCCCCGGTTCCATTTCAATGCAGAACTGGACCTGGGGCAATGACTACCGCCCCGGCACAGATCGAGACAATCTGGTCCTGTCCCGTGGGCAGCTTCAGCAAACCGGACAACTGGCTCCCGGCGGATGGCTGGGGGGCTTACGCACCGAGTCCCTTAAAAACGCAGAAGAAATTGCGCTTGGCTATTACTACTGGCTGGTGGCTGGCACAACCGACTCTCAGCTAACCCCGAGCCAGAAAAAGCCCCACCCCAATCATCGTCTGCTCACGGGCTTTGATTCCCCTATGGGCACCATCCACGGCTTGTCGAAATATCCCTACATCCGGGAGGGACGGCGAATAATTGGGCGTCCCTCCTCTGGCTATCCCGACGGATTTAGCATTTCTGAAACCGACTTTTCGATGGCAGATTTTCGGGAAGACTATTACCAGAACTTACCTGAACAGCTATACAAAAATCTGTGGACCGATCTGGCTGGACTGGAAACCTACAAAGTCATCATTGAAGGAATTCCCCCTGAGCAGGTAAAACAGCGGACCCGATCGCGCATCTACATTGACTCCGTCGGCATTTCCCAGTATGCGATTGACTTTCACCCCTGTATGCTGGAGTCTCCACCTGAAAAACCCGGAAATATCGAGCGACCAGGAGTCCGGCAGGCACACGGTCCTTCCTATCCGGCACAAATTCCTTTGCGAGCGATGATTCCCCAGCGAATTAACAATCTGTTGGTGGCAGGCAAAAGTATTGCTACCAGTTACAGTGCTGCCGCGGCTTACCGGGTTCATTCCTTTGAATGGTCAGTTGGAGCTGCCGCAGGAACCACCGCATCGTTTGTCCTGGAAAAAGAAATTTTACCTTATCAGCTTATTGACCAATTACCCAGTATTGAACCCAGGCTGATCGCGCTCCAGCAGCGGCTGGCCGCAAACGGCAATCCAACCGCATTCCCTGGAACCTCAATCTTCAACCTGGACTGGAGGAACTGGGCACCATGGTGA
- a CDS encoding squalene/phytoene synthase family protein, with protein sequence MQLHKNALEVLQETSRTFYIPISRLPTGLQEAVASAYLCMRAIDEIEDHPDLDNPLKAKLLQTISLTLQAASDGIDVDDLAVELSQYTSLLPEVSIRIGEWAMLSPSTIAPRIWDATAAMSDRMAYWALNNWKIQSQADLDRYTMSVAGAVGLLLSDLWAWYDGTQTNRTHAIGFGRGLQAVNILRNHLEDRNRGVDFYPDGWTNDRMQSYARRNLAMADAYTRSLPLGPALDFCQIPLALAHATLDALAQGEEKLSRTKVLALVEQLTGSQ encoded by the coding sequence ATGCAATTGCACAAAAATGCCTTAGAGGTTTTACAAGAAACCAGTCGAACGTTTTATATTCCTATCAGCCGTCTCCCGACAGGGTTGCAGGAGGCGGTTGCTTCTGCCTATCTCTGTATGCGTGCCATTGATGAAATTGAAGATCATCCCGATCTGGATAATCCCCTCAAGGCAAAGCTTTTACAAACCATTAGCCTGACGTTACAGGCAGCCAGTGACGGCATTGATGTAGATGATCTGGCAGTGGAGTTGAGCCAGTACACCAGCCTGCTGCCAGAGGTGAGTATTCGCATTGGGGAGTGGGCAATGCTTTCCCCCAGCACGATCGCTCCCCGGATCTGGGATGCGACGGCGGCTATGTCGGATCGGATGGCCTATTGGGCGTTGAATAACTGGAAGATTCAATCCCAGGCAGACCTGGATCGCTACACCATGAGTGTTGCCGGTGCTGTTGGGCTACTTCTGTCAGATTTATGGGCCTGGTATGATGGGACGCAAACCAACCGAACTCATGCGATCGGCTTTGGCCGGGGTTTGCAGGCAGTGAATATTCTGCGTAACCACCTGGAAGACAGAAATCGGGGCGTGGACTTTTATCCTGATGGCTGGACCAATGACCGGATGCAGTCCTATGCTCGCCGGAACCTGGCAATGGCAGATGCCTATACCCGTTCCCTGCCGCTGGGTCCCGCCCTGGATTTTTGCCAGATTCCTCTGGCACTGGCACACGCGACCCTGGATGCCCTGGCTCAGGGCGAGGAAAAACTGAGCCGGACTAAGGTCCTGGCGCTGGTCGAGCAGTTGACGGGCAGTCAGTGA
- a CDS encoding MotA/TolQ/ExbB proton channel family protein, producing the protein MPFGNLFTTGGIVMWPLLGFSILAVALIMERIGFWVRIARRQDRVVREVLELYKRSPRAAFLKLEQNLDLPIARIFLAALEMERPTPEEFRLALESAAQAELPLLKRFNTVFETIISLSPLLGLLGTVLGLISSFASLKLGEVAGSEAAGVTAGISEALISTAAGLAVAIFTLLFANTFRGLYLRQSALIQEYGGQLELLYRRRYEQGKYPYASS; encoded by the coding sequence ATGCCATTCGGCAATTTGTTTACAACTGGCGGTATCGTCATGTGGCCCCTGCTGGGGTTTTCCATCCTGGCAGTAGCCTTAATTATGGAACGAATTGGGTTCTGGGTCCGGATCGCCCGTCGCCAGGACAGGGTTGTGCGAGAGGTACTGGAACTCTATAAACGCAGCCCCAGAGCGGCCTTCTTGAAGCTGGAGCAAAACCTGGACCTGCCGATCGCCCGCATTTTTCTAGCCGCCCTGGAGATGGAACGTCCCACCCCAGAAGAATTTCGTCTTGCCCTGGAAAGTGCCGCTCAGGCAGAACTTCCTTTACTCAAGCGATTTAATACGGTGTTTGAAACCATCATCAGCCTGTCTCCGCTGTTGGGTCTTTTAGGCACAGTGTTGGGTTTGATCAGTTCCTTTGCCTCGCTCAAACTGGGGGAGGTGGCTGGGAGTGAAGCGGCAGGGGTCACGGCTGGGATCAGTGAAGCACTCATATCCACAGCAGCCGGACTCGCGGTGGCAATTTTCACCCTCCTGTTTGCCAATACCTTTCGAGGGCTTTATCTGCGGCAGAGTGCCCTGATTCAGGAATATGGTGGACAACTGGAACTGCTCTATCGCCGTCGCTACGAACAAGGAAAATATCCCTATGCGTCTTCCTGA
- a CDS encoding DUF4347 domain-containing protein, whose product MGSFLSSLSSTFQPTSSVPESSLLGASSLLVESNSLTSNRPIPRPFQSSSLLFIDSDLDDYQSLVDGVTAGTEVYILDSAQDAVSQITAVLMGRQQVSSLHIVSHGEVGGLRFGDNSLNLYNLQDYASQIQSWSSALAPNADILLYGCNVAQGDLGTAFVHILSQLTGADVAASNDLTGSASLGGNWILEVSTGSIESSLAFQSEVLANYAYILVPVLDEVTGTVNYQFIGSSVLLAPNLTVVDPDDPTATLDGASINITTNFNPSQDRLGIQGQAGTSGTVNGLNWNYDINSGVLTFSGVAGVDVYQAALRQVTYTNLSGTPSPASRSVQYNLGSALYNPENGHFYNFVSAPNITWTDAFNIADTTLYFGLHGYLATITSASEQAFIETKVQGNGWIGASDAAEEGAWRWVTGPEAGLQFWQGGTGGSVVCGQYNNWAVGEPNNFGGNENYAHVIGNPALGPENQGRWNDLSNTGPGGDYAPLGYLIEYGGFPFDPPLQITGLVTIDLSGATTPPPATLSIANVQRSEGTRANKEFTFTVTLSEALGQPVTVNYSTADGTATVADNDYIATSGTLTFAPGVTSQTITVIVVGDSKLEGTERFTVNLSNPTGAAIANGTAIGSIGDDDGNGPDFDLDGNADVLWRNPITGENKIWLMNGSAVAQIDNLPGADSTWRLEGWGDFNDDGIDDLVWHNLVTEQTGIWLMNGTSIGSIALLPSVTNAWRVEKIADFTGDNQVDILWRNTVTGQTGIWVMQGATFSSLVELPTANLDWHVAAVGDLNGDNVLDILWRNWVSGETGAWILDNTSLASIAMLTTISPDWVIGDIADLDGDGDLDFFWYNTVSGQTGIWQMNGLTFQSAIELPTVLGWKAENIIDLEGNGQLEVFWRNYISGDNAIWRLAGTSLVSAEFLPAEALGWEPIFDI is encoded by the coding sequence ATGGGTTCTTTTCTATCGTCTCTTTCATCTACCTTTCAACCAACCTCCAGCGTTCCTGAATCGTCTCTACTCGGTGCAAGCTCGTTGCTGGTGGAAAGCAATTCTCTCACATCCAATCGGCCCATCCCTCGTCCTTTCCAGTCCTCTTCCCTGCTCTTCATCGATTCAGACCTGGACGACTATCAGAGCCTGGTTGACGGTGTGACTGCGGGCACTGAAGTCTACATCCTCGACTCCGCTCAGGATGCCGTCAGCCAAATTACGGCTGTTCTGATGGGACGACAGCAAGTTTCCAGTCTTCACATTGTTTCTCACGGTGAAGTTGGTGGTCTTCGATTTGGCGACAACTCACTCAACCTCTACAACTTGCAGGATTATGCCAGCCAGATCCAATCCTGGAGCAGTGCCCTGGCTCCCAACGCCGATATTTTGTTGTATGGCTGCAACGTTGCTCAGGGAGACCTGGGAACTGCCTTCGTCCACATCCTTAGCCAGTTGACCGGAGCCGATGTGGCAGCCTCCAATGACCTGACCGGCAGTGCCAGTCTGGGTGGTAACTGGATTCTGGAAGTCAGCACTGGCAGCATTGAAAGTTCTCTGGCATTCCAGTCAGAGGTTTTAGCCAACTATGCGTACATTCTCGTGCCCGTGCTGGACGAAGTAACTGGCACCGTCAACTACCAGTTCATTGGTTCCTCTGTCCTGCTGGCACCCAATCTGACAGTTGTTGATCCCGATGACCCCACCGCCACCCTGGATGGAGCCTCAATCAACATTACAACCAACTTCAACCCCAGTCAGGATCGGCTGGGCATCCAGGGACAGGCTGGCACTAGTGGCACCGTCAATGGACTGAACTGGAACTATGACATCAATTCAGGGGTGCTGACATTTTCCGGTGTGGCAGGGGTTGATGTTTATCAGGCTGCTCTGCGTCAGGTGACCTATACCAACCTCAGTGGTACGCCATCCCCTGCCTCTCGGAGCGTCCAGTACAATCTGGGATCGGCTCTGTACAACCCGGAAAACGGCCACTTCTATAACTTCGTCTCCGCGCCAAACATCACCTGGACGGATGCCTTCAATATTGCAGATACTACCCTTTACTTTGGGTTACATGGATATCTGGCGACGATTACCAGTGCTTCTGAGCAGGCATTCATTGAAACGAAAGTCCAGGGGAACGGCTGGATTGGAGCCAGTGACGCTGCCGAGGAAGGAGCCTGGCGCTGGGTAACGGGTCCAGAGGCAGGACTTCAGTTCTGGCAGGGGGGAACTGGTGGTTCTGTGGTTTGTGGCCAGTACAATAACTGGGCAGTTGGAGAACCGAATAATTTTGGCGGTAATGAAAACTATGCTCACGTGATTGGTAATCCCGCGCTGGGTCCTGAAAATCAAGGTCGGTGGAACGATCTTTCCAATACTGGTCCAGGCGGTGACTATGCCCCCCTGGGATACCTGATCGAGTATGGTGGTTTCCCCTTCGACCCGCCTCTGCAAATTACAGGGCTGGTGACGATTGATCTGAGTGGAGCGACCACCCCCCCACCAGCCACCCTTAGCATTGCCAATGTCCAGCGCAGTGAAGGAACTCGCGCCAATAAGGAATTTACCTTCACCGTCACGCTATCGGAAGCGCTGGGTCAGCCGGTCACAGTCAATTACTCAACTGCCGATGGAACAGCCACCGTTGCTGACAATGACTACATCGCTACAAGCGGAACGCTGACATTTGCTCCTGGGGTCACCTCTCAAACGATTACGGTGATAGTCGTTGGTGATAGCAAACTTGAAGGGACTGAGCGGTTTACTGTCAACCTCTCCAATCCGACGGGGGCTGCGATCGCCAACGGAACTGCGATCGGGAGCATCGGGGATGATGACGGCAACGGCCCCGACTTCGACCTGGATGGCAATGCAGATGTTCTCTGGCGTAATCCAATCACGGGTGAGAACAAGATCTGGCTGATGAATGGCTCGGCTGTGGCTCAGATCGATAACCTGCCAGGTGCAGACTCAACCTGGAGACTGGAAGGATGGGGTGACTTTAACGATGATGGCATTGATGACCTGGTATGGCATAACCTGGTGACCGAGCAAACTGGCATCTGGCTCATGAATGGCACTTCCATTGGTTCCATTGCACTGCTGCCCTCGGTGACCAATGCCTGGAGAGTTGAAAAAATTGCTGACTTTACCGGGGACAACCAGGTAGATATTCTCTGGCGCAATACGGTAACCGGGCAAACTGGAATCTGGGTGATGCAGGGTGCCACATTCAGTAGCCTTGTGGAGTTGCCGACTGCAAATCTGGACTGGCATGTGGCTGCCGTGGGTGACTTAAATGGCGACAATGTGCTTGATATTCTCTGGCGCAACTGGGTGTCTGGTGAAACTGGAGCCTGGATTCTGGATAATACGTCCCTCGCCAGTATTGCGATGCTGACCACGATTTCTCCCGATTGGGTGATCGGCGACATTGCGGATCTGGATGGCGATGGTGACCTCGACTTCTTCTGGTACAACACGGTTAGTGGCCAGACCGGCATCTGGCAAATGAATGGGTTGACGTTCCAGTCTGCCATCGAATTGCCGACTGTTCTGGGATGGAAAGCCGAAAACATTATTGATCTGGAAGGAAATGGTCAGTTGGAAGTCTTCTGGCGTAACTATATTTCAGGAGACAACGCAATCTGGCGACTGGCAGGTACCAGCCTGGTCAGTGCTGAGTTCCTGCCAGCCGAAGCTCTGGGCTGGGAACCAATTTTTGATATCTAA
- a CDS encoding ExbD/TolR family protein — protein sequence MRLPDEPDLPPPINIVPMIDVIFALLTFFIMSALFLTRSTGLPVNLPKAITAETQATGEIVVTINPQGGLSLNQQPTRLDDLQARVRTLVGSNPQAVVTISADEQVNHGRVIAVMDQLRLVPGVRLAIAADRPAR from the coding sequence ATGCGTCTTCCTGATGAACCCGACCTGCCCCCCCCGATCAACATCGTGCCTATGATCGATGTGATCTTTGCCCTGCTGACATTTTTTATTATGTCTGCCCTGTTTCTGACTCGTTCAACCGGCCTGCCCGTCAACCTGCCCAAAGCCATCACCGCAGAAACCCAAGCAACCGGCGAAATTGTGGTCACCATTAACCCTCAGGGAGGACTGAGCCTCAACCAGCAGCCCACCCGGCTTGACGATCTTCAGGCACGGGTGCGTACCCTGGTTGGGAGTAACCCCCAGGCGGTTGTCACCATCAGTGCCGATGAACAGGTCAACCACGGTCGTGTCATTGCCGTCATGGATCAACTCCGCCTGGTTCCTGGAGTGCGGCTGGCGATCGCCGCAGACCGTCCAGCCAGGTAA
- a CDS encoding SH3 domain-containing protein → MGQNALRRTINLLTVGAISLSGAVLPVRAQDTPAPDAPAEGVPAIEQSVSAQDPLCRAANRSTPIFESASTISSALRLVPPDGFVRLVAVPPAGSQFAQINLPIAGYIQTAVLKSCGAPPPPPRTSCRILRMPDAVNVRSAPTVTQPNIIASLLRGQRVFVVLDANGNVVSRQADGYNWVQVDLTNTPFFRPSGTGWLYNSIIGSPNSNLGYCQ, encoded by the coding sequence ATGGGTCAAAATGCTTTGAGAAGAACGATCAATCTCTTGACGGTAGGGGCGATCTCCCTTTCAGGTGCTGTACTCCCCGTCAGAGCACAGGATACTCCTGCCCCCGACGCTCCAGCCGAAGGGGTTCCAGCCATTGAGCAATCGGTCTCTGCCCAGGATCCCCTGTGTCGAGCCGCTAACCGTTCTACCCCAATTTTTGAATCTGCGTCTACAATCAGTTCCGCTTTGCGCCTTGTTCCACCCGATGGATTTGTGAGGCTGGTTGCCGTTCCGCCTGCGGGCAGCCAGTTTGCTCAGATTAACCTGCCAATTGCGGGATACATTCAAACCGCCGTTCTCAAGTCCTGTGGTGCGCCACCACCGCCACCCCGCACCTCCTGCCGCATCTTGAGGATGCCCGATGCCGTTAATGTCCGCAGCGCACCGACGGTTACCCAACCCAACATCATTGCGTCCCTCCTGCGGGGTCAACGAGTCTTTGTTGTTTTAGACGCCAATGGCAATGTCGTGAGTCGCCAGGCAGATGGCTATAACTGGGTTCAGGTTGATTTAACGAACACTCCGTTTTTCCGTCCTTCTGGCACTGGCTGGCTATACAACAGTATCATTGGCAGTCCAAACAGTAACCTGGGGTATTGTCAGTAG
- a CDS encoding carbohydrate ABC transporter permease has translation MFTMIQWMLKDRDRWLYRLTPYLFLLPALVMLGLTVFYPAIQAFFLSFTQYEYDLTQPPVWIGFKNFQRLLIDPVFWQTLRNTLLYLVCVVPILVSLPLGLAILVNQKLRGIHWFRVAYYIPVVISMVVAGIAWKWLYAENGLLNQLLRWVGVTQAGVPWLTSPQLSIFSVMAVTVWKGVGYYMVIYLAGLQAIPPDLYEAAAIDGSDGMKKHWDITVPLMRPYLLLVAVISAISATKVFEEVYIMTQGGPRNSSKTLVYYVYEQAFQNLEMSYACTIGLVMFLGILGLSVLRLSLERFTVKPEVQEIRGGQ, from the coding sequence ATGTTTACAATGATTCAATGGATGCTCAAAGATCGCGATCGCTGGCTGTATCGGCTCACTCCCTATCTGTTTTTACTGCCAGCTCTGGTGATGCTGGGTTTGACAGTCTTCTATCCAGCGATTCAAGCCTTTTTCCTTAGCTTTACTCAGTACGAGTACGATTTAACTCAACCACCTGTGTGGATTGGGTTTAAGAATTTTCAGCGGTTACTGATTGATCCGGTTTTCTGGCAAACATTGCGTAACACCCTACTGTATCTGGTCTGTGTAGTGCCCATTCTGGTCTCCCTGCCCCTGGGGCTGGCAATTCTGGTGAACCAGAAATTGCGCGGCATCCACTGGTTCCGGGTGGCTTATTATATTCCGGTGGTCATTTCGATGGTGGTGGCAGGTATCGCCTGGAAGTGGCTCTATGCGGAGAATGGCTTGTTGAATCAACTCTTGAGATGGGTGGGAGTGACGCAGGCTGGAGTACCCTGGCTGACGAGTCCCCAGCTCTCTATTTTTAGCGTCATGGCTGTGACTGTATGGAAAGGGGTGGGCTACTACATGGTGATCTACCTGGCAGGGCTACAGGCGATCCCTCCAGATTTATATGAAGCAGCCGCGATTGATGGTTCCGATGGCATGAAAAAGCATTGGGATATCACTGTGCCGCTGATGCGTCCCTATCTGCTCCTGGTAGCTGTGATTTCTGCCATCTCAGCAACCAAAGTGTTTGAGGAGGTTTACATCATGACCCAGGGGGGACCACGCAATAGCTCCAAAACCCTGGTGTATTACGTCTATGAACAGGCCTTTCAAAATCTGGAAATGAGCTATGCCTGCACCATTGGACTGGTGATGTTTCTGGGCATTTTGGGGCTGTCAGTTCTGCGGCTGAGTCTGGAGCGATTTACGGTCAAGCCGGAAGTTCAGGAGATTAGAGGAGGACAGTAA
- a CDS encoding SulP family inorganic anion transporter, which yields MSIKSINLINKIQFGNLRGDLFGGVTAAIVALPLALAFGVASGAGAISGLYGAIVVGFFAALCGGTPAQVSGPTGPMTVVITGVITTLVARHPDTGLAMAFTVVMLGGLFQIFFGMMHLGQYITLIPYTVISGFMSGIGVIIILLQLPPLLGYSGTGGVWGTLHQLPTYLGQPNPVALGLGLLSLGIVFVAPPKLNRILPSPLLALVIGTLVSILLFGNADIPRIGEIPTGLPRLRMPTFSLNELQSMLRYGLMLGALGAIDSLLTSLVADSISRTQHDSDRELIGQGIGNCLAGLFGGLPGAGATMRTVVNVQAGGKTPLSGMIHAFILLLVVLWAAPLTTVIPHAVLAGLLLKVGVDIIDWGFIKRVPRLSLKGTGLMYLVLFLTVFVDLITAVVVGVFIANMLTIKRLTDVQGDNVQVITDPTQGTNLSLAEQEILTKAGGDILLFQLGGPMSFGAAKMISRRMAIVKDYQVLVLDLSEVPTIGITAALAVETMVQDAVKRDRHVWIVVTPGQVQQRIEKLQLHRFSNANRRTPGTIPGEPSAQIHQVESRSQALRSSFALIHPEAAACPTLIDS from the coding sequence GTGTCGATTAAGTCGATTAACCTGATCAATAAAATTCAGTTTGGGAATCTGAGGGGTGATCTGTTTGGTGGTGTAACGGCGGCAATTGTGGCACTACCGCTGGCACTTGCGTTTGGAGTTGCTTCTGGGGCAGGGGCGATCTCTGGGTTGTATGGTGCGATCGTGGTTGGTTTTTTTGCCGCCCTGTGTGGGGGAACCCCTGCCCAGGTTTCAGGACCCACTGGACCGATGACCGTTGTCATCACTGGCGTGATCACCACATTAGTTGCCCGTCATCCCGACACTGGACTGGCAATGGCGTTTACGGTCGTGATGTTAGGTGGGCTATTTCAAATCTTCTTTGGAATGATGCATCTGGGGCAATACATCACACTCATACCCTATACCGTCATCTCTGGCTTTATGTCTGGAATTGGCGTGATCATTATTTTGCTGCAATTGCCACCCCTGCTGGGCTATAGCGGAACAGGGGGGGTTTGGGGAACCCTGCATCAACTGCCGACCTACCTGGGCCAACCAAATCCAGTTGCCCTGGGACTTGGATTGCTGTCCTTAGGAATTGTATTTGTAGCCCCTCCTAAACTCAACCGGATTCTGCCCTCTCCTCTGCTGGCTCTGGTGATTGGTACACTTGTATCCATTCTACTGTTCGGTAATGCAGATATTCCTCGAATTGGTGAAATTCCAACGGGATTGCCCAGGCTACGAATGCCGACATTTAGCCTCAACGAGCTACAAAGTATGTTGCGTTATGGCTTGATGTTGGGGGCGCTGGGGGCAATCGACTCCCTGTTGACTTCATTGGTCGCAGATAGTATCTCGCGGACTCAGCATGATTCTGACCGGGAGTTGATTGGGCAGGGAATTGGTAACTGTTTAGCGGGATTGTTTGGGGGGTTGCCCGGAGCAGGTGCCACAATGCGAACGGTGGTCAATGTTCAGGCAGGGGGGAAAACGCCCCTCTCTGGGATGATTCATGCTTTTATCTTACTGCTGGTGGTGCTTTGGGCGGCTCCTTTAACCACGGTAATTCCCCATGCCGTCCTGGCTGGTCTGCTGTTAAAGGTTGGAGTTGACATTATTGATTGGGGTTTCATTAAGCGTGTTCCTCGCTTATCCCTGAAGGGTACTGGATTGATGTATCTGGTGCTGTTCCTGACTGTATTTGTTGATCTGATTACAGCCGTAGTCGTTGGGGTGTTTATTGCCAACATGCTGACGATTAAGCGCTTAACCGATGTGCAGGGGGATAACGTCCAGGTAATCACTGACCCGACTCAGGGCACCAATCTGAGTCTCGCTGAGCAGGAAATACTGACTAAAGCTGGAGGAGATATTCTACTTTTTCAGTTGGGGGGTCCCATGAGTTTTGGAGCTGCTAAGATGATTTCCCGCCGGATGGCGATTGTGAAAGACTATCAGGTTCTGGTACTGGATTTGAGTGAGGTGCCAACGATTGGGATCACAGCCGCCCTGGCGGTTGAAACGATGGTACAGGATGCGGTTAAACGCGATCGCCATGTGTGGATTGTTGTCACCCCTGGACAGGTTCAACAGCGCATCGAGAAACTTCAGTTGCACCGCTTCTCCAATGCAAATCGAAGAACCCCCGGAACCATCCCTGGAGAACCATCTGCCCAAATTCACCAGGTCGAAAGCCGCTCCCAGGCATTACGATCCTCATTTGCACTGATCCATCCAGAGGCGGCAGCCTGCCCCACCCTGATCGATTCCTGA